The genomic segment CTTCCAGATCTGCGAACGTCAATATCTTCAATGGGTTCCAAGAGGCCCGATTTCGGTGATGGCGCAAGCCCTGGGTGCGTtattcttcctcttcttctatTGACGTATTTCATGTATTTGACTATTACTAAAGATTTGTGGGCTTGAATGTTTTGGCTTTCAGGAAGATATTCATCGGCGGTCTGTCGAGAGAAACCACTTTAggtttgattttattttaatccGTTTTTCCTTTATTGTTTTTGCGCTTACTTGTGAATTTTCTGTTACATAGatgaatatatttgattttacaGATACATTCGTGAAGTACTTCGGAAAGTATGGAGAGATAACTGATTCAGTGATAATGAAAGATCGCTTTACTGGTCGACCCAGGGGGTTTGGTTTCATAACTTATGCAGACCCAGCTGTTGTGGACACTGTTATTGCTGAAACCCATATCATCAATGGGAAACAGGTAATATATTTTGTTTGTTTGACATAGAACTTTGTTGAATTTACTAGCATTTTTGTCCCTCTCGGTTGAGTCACAAGCTTTTGTAGGTGACGAAAATATGTTATGTTGTTTGATATGAATACAATGGTGTTCCCATATTGTCTTATTTAATTCCTTTTCCTAGCTTGTTACCTATTTTGTATATTTGTTCTGTAATTGTGACTATTTATGTTATGTATAAAATGGTTGGTTACCTGGGCATAAGTGTAGGAATTGCCTTACAACTTTGAAATTAGTCGTTAAGAGCATGTTGAAGCCCCTGGTTCTGTAAGGTGCTATCCTTCGTCAAAATTTGAGCTTTGCCCCGTGCAGGGAGTTCGAAAGACTTACCTCAGTCACTAATACCATgttctattttttttctttttatttatctcCCTTCTCTGTTCTGTTTATAATATATCTTACTCCCCCCGCCCAAGGCACATAAATGATTACTTCCAAGTGTTAAAAATGAAATGCATTTGCGgaaaatctttcaaacatgCTCTAATTTTTTGTGGAGAATTCACAACTCCATGCTGTGTGTTTCTAAAACGCATGCAATTGATCAAATTAGTCATACTTTGCTTTTTTACTTTAGGGACACTTTGATGAttagtttcttttcttttgtcttctctGAAGCTTTATTTGATTTCTATGAATGAgattcttttatattttttgaatttttgtaaaCATACCGTTTGTTGAATTCTTTGCGACCATTGATCCACATGCAGACACATACCATCTAGTATGGCTTTTATGTGTGATCAAAGGCTACGGCAGATTTATAGATCCGAGTAAGTGTAGGGTGTACCCATAGGAACGCTAAAATTTGTTGATTGATACATGCCACGATCTGACTAATCTACTATATTGTAAACTTGGGTGATTATTAGTTTCATGATGTGCCTGAATGATACTTTGGCTTTTTTATTATGCTCCTTTCCTCATTCCACTATCTACTTGTTCTGGAATTCTCATGTACTGATACCTTATGGAGCAGGTTGAGATTAAAAGAACTATTCCAAAAGGATCCGGGGATTCCAAAGATTTCAAAACTAAAAAGATATTTGTTGGCGGGATTCCCACTACTGTAACTGAAGGTGCATATGGGATATTATGTGATAGCTTTTACTCGCGTGTCTGTGTATAGACTACTTCGGTGGCTAACCTTTTTTGTTCTGTGAATTTTTTCGATGATCATGATTTTCTTTTTTACTTAGAGGAGTTAAAGGGTTTCTTTTCCAAGTACGGAGAGGTTGTGGAGCATGAGATTATTAGAGATCACGTTTCCAAGAGGTCTCGCGGATTTGGATTCGTTGTGTTTGACAATGAACAAGTTGTAGACAGTTTGCTGGTTAATGGAAATATGATTGATATGTCAGGCACCCAGGTAAGTTTCTTTTGATGGTTCCCCTAATAGGTTGTGTACTTCAATTACTGGATTTCTCTTAGTACAGATCTTTCTTTATTGGTGAGACATTGAAGCTCTTTTACTGGGTAAATCATATTAATATAGTGATTTCAACCACCTATTGTTAGATTACTATGGTAGATTAGGTATTAGGTTCCAAACTCACCTTGTAATTTTAAGTGTCAGCTGACAAAATATTGCAGGCTAAAGTTCTAGGTTAACTTGCTTCTTTGTTGTAGGTTGAGGTCAAGAAGGCTGAACCAAAGAAACCCTCAAACCCAACTCCTGCTCAAGGATATGGTAGTAACTCTAGGGGTCGTGGCAACTATGGGGATAGTT from the Primulina tabacum isolate GXHZ01 chromosome 8, ASM2559414v2, whole genome shotgun sequence genome contains:
- the LOC142553452 gene encoding heterogeneous nuclear ribonucleoprotein 1-like; this translates as MGSKRPDFGDGASPGKIFIGGLSRETTLDTFVKYFGKYGEITDSVIMKDRFTGRPRGFGFITYADPAVVDTVIAETHIINGKQVEIKRTIPKGSGDSKDFKTKKIFVGGIPTTVTEEELKGFFSKYGEVVEHEIIRDHVSKRSRGFGFVVFDNEQVVDSLLVNGNMIDMSGTQVEVKKAEPKKPSNPTPAQGYGSNSRGRGNYGDSYGGFDYESGGFGPASYRSAGSGFGGRFDDYGGYGGGSEFGGRYGDYGSTEFGYRGDGPLGYSSRFGSYGGGFGGVYGGGLGGYGRGGGYGGYGGAGPGAGYDSGPGAGYGGAGGYYGGRSGYGGGSRYHPYAR